From the genome of Ailuropoda melanoleuca isolate Jingjing unplaced genomic scaffold, ASM200744v2 unplaced-scaffold8469, whole genome shotgun sequence:
AGGAACAATTAACATGACCAGAACTCAGTGACTGCTGAGACTGATTACATAAATAGTTCTGCCATGAACTACCAGTTTCTTGCAGTAGCATCACTTTGTTGACCAACTGAATGAGGAGGATAAATGCAGaacaagtatttcatttttgtatgaGGAAATCAAGGGGAATGATCAGTCTTCCTAGACTTAAAGATGCGGCTGCTAAGTTTTCTCATGGAATCCCTGACATCTTTATTTCTAAGGGTATAGATCGCTGGATTCAAGAGGGGGTGAAAATGGTATAAAATACTGAGAGCACTTTGTCTATTGGGAAGGTTGTGAAAGGCCATACATAGATGAAAATGCACGGGCCAAAAAAAAGAGGCACAATGGTGAAGTGGACACTGCAAGTGGAGAGCACTTTGGAGGACCCACCAGAGGAAAGTTGCCGAACAGTGACCAGGAAAATCATGTAGGAAATCCCCAAGAGGATGAAACACACCAGGGCAATCATGCCACTGGTTGAGATCATGAACACTCCCAGGAGGTATGTGTCTACACAGGTGAGTTTGATCACCAAGGGGAGGTCACAGAAGAAGCTGTCCACTTCCTTGGGTCCACAGAAGGGCAGATTCACAGTAAATGCTAACTGACTCAGAGCATGGAAGATGCCAACAATCCAGGAAAGCGTGACAAGCCCAACACACATNNNNNNNNNNNNNNNNNNNNNNNNNNNNNNNNNNNNNNNNNNNNNNNNNNNNNNNNNNNNNNNNNNNNNNNNNNNNNNNNNNNNNNNNNNNNNNNNNNNNNNNNNNNNNNNNNNNNNNNNNNNNNNNNNNNNNNNNNNNNNNNNNNNNNNNNNNNNNNNNNNNNNNNNNNNNNNNNNNNNNNNNNNNNNNNNNNNNNNNNNNNNNNNNNNNNNNNNNNNNNNNNNNNNNNNNNNNNNNNNNNNNNNNNNNNNNNNNNNNNNNNNNNNNNNNNNNNNNNNNNNNNNNNNNNNNNNNNNNNNNNNNNNNNNNNNNNNNNNNNNNNNNNNNNNNNNNNNNNNNNNNNNNNNNNNNNNNNNNNNNNNNNNNNNNNNNNNNNNNNagggataattttttttcttggaccaCAGCAAAGATAAGTCAAGTAAGCTCTTTTAATTTGATTCGTGGAATTACAAATGTTATCTCTCAGTTCCTCCACTAATTTTTAAGGATGAGGGCTGTGTTTACCTGTTTGGAGAAAAATCTATactgtaaattataaaatcaatgaaTGGTTGAGAGTTTAGATTTTATAATATTCACTGGAATCATTATGaagtaggggaagaaaagagaaatgaaaagtgaggAAACATCTGACACATAAGGATGTTAAGTGGTTATCAAGTCTTTAATATCTCTACATAATCagaataaaaccaataaaatttagatgactattaaatatttctatattaacaagaaattttgaaatatttacattgtgCTTAGCTTGTACTCATAAggtaaaaggaaataattcagtGAAACTATATTATATGCAGCTGGTGTAATATTAAGCACACTGGATGTCAGATGTGGAGGCCTGGGTTCACATCACAGGGCAAGATTTTACTACTTAccaaattattttgcattttaatttcctcatttgtaatgaGAAATATAAAGCATACTCAGTTTCAGAAAAAATACTCAGTTTTTTGTAGtgaattttaaatgagataacactaatttcaaaaatatgctAACcaaaaccacctcacacctgttagaatggctatcataaAAAAGACAGAAGTGTTGcctaggatgcagagaaaaaggaactctggCACACCACACCACTGGTGGTGATATAATTAATTCAGTCActtggaagacagtatggaagttcctcaagaaatcaaaaatagaactatcatatatgatccagcaatcccacttttgagaagataaccaaaagaaatgaaatcagaatttttaagagatatctgcactcctatgttcaatgtagcattactcacaatagccaagatatagaaacaagcAAAGCATcagtcaacagatgaatggatgaagaagatgtggtaacatatacatatacatacagaggaatattattcacccatgaggaagaaggaaattctgccagtTGCAGTAACATGGGCGGACCTTGACagcattaggctaagtgaaataagtcagacagagaaagaaaaatgctacgtggtatcacttacatgtgaaatctcaAGAAGTTGATCCTACAGAAACAGAGCatagaatgatggttaccagggactggagagtgaaggaaatggggagatgctggtcaaactttcagttataagacaaATATGTTTTGTGGATCTAATGCAGAGTGTGGTGATTATAGTTAGCAATACTGTCTTACATACATGAAGGTTGctaagagaatacattttaaatgttctcatttaaagaataaatggtaATTATATGAAGTGATGGAGGGGTTAGGTAACTCTGTGGTGGtaaacattttacaatatataaatgaatcaaatcaacatgctgtataccttaaagttatataatattatgtatcaattatatctcagtaaagctggaaaatttttttaaaaaaataaaaaggatatgaaccatgtatattttaaaaatatcttctattaAACCCTGGTGGctaataaataaactataaatcaaaattagagatattcttaaaattcaagataataaatatatgacatttctgaatctataaagaatatttaaaataatgatcagaggcaaatgtatagctttaaacacatatcaaaaataatgaattaaattcCAAACtcaaaatttaggaaaagaatatAGCACaagccaaaataaaacaaagctgaagaaaCTAATGAAATAGCTAAGGGGTACAGAATTTAGTAATAAATCAAAAtctcacttctttaaaaaaaacttctttgaATATATCTGGGTTGTTAGTTTTTACTTAGGTTAGGGACTCTATCAGTCAGAGTTCAGTTTAGGAAGCAGAGCCACTGTGCATTATGGGATAAGGGATTTAATCATAGAAATCAGACCTTGAACAACAGCAGAAGGACCTGCAGaagtgaaaatatgaaatgagGAGTTGCAGAATCAAAGGCAACACCAATGAGTCAATCTAAGAAACCAAGCCCATATAGCCAATGAAGTAGGGTCATAAAAGGggtgttgttaaaaaaaattatgtgaggCTGTAACTTCTGTGCATAGGCAGCAAAGCATCTGGTCATGGCCTGTGGCTACTATAGATCCTCAAATCCAGCAGTCCAGAAAAGGAACTGGGATGCAGTGTCACAGAGCAAAACAAGCAGGAACCAGTTGGCATGTCTGCTGCATCTGCATGTTTTCTAACGTAACCATAATCATCAGAGCATTATGGCTACTGCTTTATGCTGACTCCACTCACATCTCAAACAAACCTCCTTTTAGACAATACTAACCCAGAAACCTGCAGGGAAGGGAATTAAGGGAAATGCAGTTCTTACATAACCATGCTGACAACAGAAAATTGCAGTACACTTAGGCCACAGTCTACAGGATAAACTCAAAACAGTTAAATTTACTAGGGAACTTGCCTGGTGCTGGAACCTCCAGGATGGGTTATCTGGTGCTCAGCTGGAGTGACTGAAATGGCTGGGGACTTTCTCTTTCTACATGGTATCTAATTTCCAATAGTCTAGCCTGAGCTTATTTACATGCATGAGGGATGTAAAAGCTGCAGGGTTCAGCTCTGGAACTCGGGCAACAATCATATAGCCACATTCCATTGTGCAAAGCAATTTACAAGGCCAACAAAGATTCAAGGGGTTAGGCAAAAAAAGTTTCTTACCTGAGGGAGATGTGAAATATTCTGGTTGTTTTCAATATGTCACTACCCACTCTCTGGACATGATTATTTACTTTCCTCCCACATAGAAAACATGCCTACTCAATTGCAAGACCCCCAAAGTCTCATGTAATTATGGCatgatcttttcttctgtatcCACTCCAGATATACATGTGGCCCCATAGGTGCAGATCCTCTTAATATTTAGGATATCTCTGAACTGGTCTATATTCTCCACATACTCAACATACAATGATGAGACTATGATCAGTTAATTGTGATGGGTGTGGCAatgcaaaaagaagagaaatgagacaCAGCAGACGCTGGCCCACAGCATTTTTGAAATACTTCAGGGTACATTTCATCAATTTCCCTGACTCCAGGGTCAGGGAATACTACTTGACTTGGGCTTAATTCTGCCTCCCCTGGGGTAGTTCCTTGATCCATTGATCTAGGCAGCTCTTGGCTCCAACCTatggatcatttttctttttccataggaAATGGCCTATGTTTTCTGCTGAGTAGTTCCCTCAGCCTACTTCAGGTCTACAAAAATTTGGAGCCCCCGAGTTCTCTTTTAATTCACATTTGTAACACATCTTTCAAAATATTGGGGGCTCTCTATGTAACAGATGGTATACAAGAAGGATAGAGAGAAGGAAACGGTAGATAAAATGCATACAGCatcagggaaagagggagaggaagagaggagtaaaATACAGTTACTAACCTAAGACTCTCTGGATTGTAGTGTAATGTTTAGGGGTTTAGATTTGAGTTTTAAAGTTCCAGCACAAGGGGCAATGGTGAATTTTTGGAGATAAGGCAGGGATAGCAACAGCAGTTAATGAATAATACTACTTCCCAAAATATAtgttatcaaattaaaaattgtatacaAAAATTGTACCTGGCATAATTTAACCCCAATTATGAAAGGTTTGTGCCTTTTATTACcactaattaaaaatacagtggTCAAAAAAGAGGCTAACCAGGAATCCAGTACCAACCAATGGAGAACTATTGACAAAAAGTGTCATTTCTTGCATCGCATTTCAATTATTTcacattcctcattttttttttttttttcttttttggggggtctaCTCACATTACTTGTCCTCCAGCCAATTTAAGTAGcttgtgtatttctaggaatttgttcatttcacctatgtaatttattaacatataattattcaaagtatttattataatctttttttatttctgtaaggtcagtagTGGTAACCCTTGCTGAGTTTATGTTTGTCATTTGACTCTTATCTCCTTTTCTCTGTCAGTCTAGGTAATGGGTTGTCAATTATgttgctcttttcaaagaaccttttggtttcattcatttCGTCTATTATTTTACTATTCTCTAGTACATCgttttttgctctaatctttgttatttagTTACTTTTCCTTGCATtaagttttgtctctttttcctctgtcttAAGGTGGAAGGTTAGGTTATTGATTGgagatctttattatttttttaaatatatgtgtttacaGCTGTAATTTCTCTGTAAACACTGCTGCTTTAGCTATATCCCATGTTTGGGTATgttgtgtcttcattttaattcacCTCAGAGAATATTATAATTCTCCTTTGATTATTTCTTTGAGttgattatttagaagtgtatttaatttccacatatttgtgagtttaccaaatttctttttgtatttttaattgatttcttaaCCTCATTCCATTAAGGTCAGAGAACACATTTCTTACTATTTCAATCTATTTATGGATACTTGTTTCATGGActagtatatggtctattctggagaatgagCCATATGCTCTTGAGAATATATATACTGCTGTTTGGTGAACTATTCTACTGATATCTATTTGATCTAGTTGGTTTAGAGtattatttgagtcttcttttcctTGATATTCTGCCTAGTTGTTCTACCCATTATTGAAAGTgaggtattgaagtctccaactatgatCCAACTTTTACTGTTGAGTTGTCTACATCCTCCCTCATTGTTGTCACTTTTTCCTTCACGCACATGGTGCTCTGTTATTGGGCTCATAGACTttatgattgttatatcttcctgatggattgacccttttattattataaaatgtctcttgttttctctagtagatttttgttttaaagtctattttgactggggtgcctgggtggctcagttggttaagcatctgcctttggctcagctcatgatcccaggtcatgggatcgagtcccgcatcgggctccttgctcagtggggagcctacttctccctcggcctgtctctccctctgcttgtgctctctctctctgataaataaatgaataaaatcttaaaaaaatctattttgtctgatgttagTATACTCACTCCAGCTTTTCTGTGGTTGTTGTTTGCATgatacattattttccattatttacttGCAATCTCTATCTTTCAATCTACAATGTGCCTCTTTTAAACAGAATATAGCTgtatcttattttgctttttatccagtctggaaatctctgtcttttgattgggttATTTAAtgcattcacatttaaaattggtATTAATATTATTGGATTTATatctgccattttgttttttattttctctatgtctcatgtttttttaaattcttctacttctcctttactattttcttttgcattgaatatttttaatataaatgtctttaatgatttaaaaaaatttttttgagagggagagaaagagggagggagatagaggtgggggaggggaaaaggag
Proteins encoded in this window:
- the LOC117800858 gene encoding LOW QUALITY PROTEIN: olfactory receptor 4K3-like (The sequence of the model RefSeq protein was modified relative to this genomic sequence to represent the inferred CDS: inserted 1 base in 1 codon) translates to FTIAPCAGTLKLKSKPLNITLQSREMCVGLVTLSWIVGIFHALSQLAFTVNLPFCGPKEVDSFFCDLPLVIKLTCVDTYLLGVFMISTSGMIALVCFILLGISYMIFLVTVRQLSSGGSSKVLSTCSVHFTIVPLFFGPCIFIYVWPFTTFPIDKVLSVFYTIFTPXLNPAIYTLRNKDVRDSMRKLSSRIFKSRKTDHSP